CCCGCAGAGAAATTTCCAGGGCTTCACAGATATAGGAAAGGACTTCTACAGTAGGATTTTTCTTTCCTAGTTCAATGTCCCGCAGGTAACTCTGTGAAATGCTAGCTAAGGTGGCTAATTTGCGACAAGACTCTGCGAGGCTGGCATTAATATGAAAGTGATACAGGACGTTCTGGGCCATGCGGATATTGGGACAACGATGAACATCTATGCAGACGCTACAAAGGATATGAAGATAAGAGAAATTGGTATTTTTGATGAATATCTGGCGAAGCAGAAGACTGACAGCAAAATATGACGAAAGATATTTCTGTACAAAGCTTGGAAAAGTAGTTATAATGAAAATAACCAGAGATAGGATTATAGAGTAAGAGGTGATAGAATATGACGGCGCTTAGAAAAGACGCGATGGATTTGCTGGAACGGATGCCGGAGGATAAACTTTATTTTATTATTCAGATCATGGAAGGTGTAAACGGCCTTTATGGTGGGGAATCAGAGCGTGTTAGAGAGCAGGCGTTTGAGCAGTTGGAAAAACTCAGGCGGAAAACCCCGCAGATTGATTATGAAAGGGAACTAGAAACGTATAGAGAGGAAAAATATGGGACTGCGAATATTAGTTGATACAAATGTTCTACTGGATTATCTGTTGTGCCGCAGCCCTTACGACCAGGCGGCAAAGCAGATTGTGGTTGCCTGTAAGCAGAGACAGGTATCCGGGTGCATTGCAGCACATTCCATTTCAAATATGTTCTTTATTCTGAGAAAGGAGTTCAGTGTACACGAAAGGCGTACACTGTTGTGGAGCATATGCGAATTATTTGAAGTCCAGGGAATTGATAAGGAAAAAATCCTGAATGCCTTGTCTGATGAAACATTTTCGGATTTTGAGGACTGTCT
The window above is part of the Lachnoclostridium edouardi genome. Proteins encoded here:
- a CDS encoding helix-turn-helix domain-containing protein; this encodes MAQNVLYHFHINASLAESCRKLATLASISQSYLRDIELGKKNPTVEVLSYICEALEISLRDFFDEESTARLFGDPLLSSLYQLTEEQKNALIAFIKTLNTQFCIIPEYFPLS
- a CDS encoding PIN domain-containing protein, with amino-acid sequence MGLRILVDTNVLLDYLLCRSPYDQAAKQIVVACKQRQVSGCIAAHSISNMFFILRKEFSVHERRTLLWSICELFEVQGIDKEKILNALSDETFSDFEDCLQKECAVAFQADYIVTRNCDDFKSSRIPCIEPLAFCKML
- a CDS encoding UDP-N-acetylenolpyruvoylglucosamine reductase; protein product: MTALRKDAMDLLERMPEDKLYFIIQIMEGVNGLYGGESERVREQAFEQLEKLRRKTPQIDYERELETYREEKYGTANIS